The DNA sequence AAAACTGGTAATAGAATGATGGAAAAGAGACGAAAGGGAGACAGACGAACACAGGGAGATGAGGACTTTGGGCTTCACTTTAGTCATTTCTTCTCCCTGTATGCCATTGTAATACATAGCTTAGAAGAGAGGATCATGCCGTTACGGGTGGCAATTCGCATTTGTGTCATGTTAAATCATGTACATATGATAATATGAGTTAATTTAAATATGATCTGTTAAGTTAAACAAATCAGATCTTTAAACTCTAACATGATCCATTTAAATAAAGGTTAATACGACATGACCCATTTCAACCCgttttatataaatgggttgaactGACTCGCCTAACTCATTTAACCttattaacataatttaatataaaagttaaaatctctATTTATTAGTAAtcataatatcaaaaaaaaaaaaaattgagcataggtccaaaattataatctcaaaaataaatacataaacataTTAAGAAATACTAATATAAcaacttaacaataataaaattgtaattttgaaataaaatttaaataagttattaCTGATTAATTTTGAGTTAAGCAGATTGATCCATTTACTAATAATATCTTAATGGGTTAACCTGATTGACCCGAACCCATTTATCTCAAACCCAAACTtgctaatttcaatttgttttcattttaaatttataaatcgtgtcacatattaccacttcttaaattttattttacagtgAATTTAGACCTTTAAATATAAGTCTTAGTGTGAACCGCGTAAATATTCCCATCCCATTATTTGTGGTTCATTCGATACTTTGTTAACTGAGCAAGCCATAAATGTGCATCACAGGCACAATCAATCAAAGGCGCAAGGCATGGGCCATGCGATCAACGGTTGGTTATGGCATTAATGGTAAAAATGCACAAGCAAATTAAATAGTAAGTGAAAGGACATAGTACTGATCTGATCATTCACACTTCCAACTAAATAaacattatttatttcaaaCGATCGAAATGGGTATCATCTATTCAAAATTGCTCAAGGAATCAAGCACATAACAGAAGATCATGATAACTATAACTCTAAgccaaaaataaacaataataattataattttgtccGGGTATgctcatttttctttccttatttcctGCCTTTTGGCCAACAAGGTCATGTACGCATGCATGATTTAGGTTTTTGTCAACTTTGGACTCATGTCTAACCTCAGACTGATCATCTTCGATCGCATTTAATACTGGCCGGGTCGAcatgtttttgataatttttgggGAAGTGGGCTCCTTGTTGTGtcgagcatgcatgcatgaatgcatTATACCATATATAGTTCCATTCATGAATTGGTAGTATCCGATTTATTCTAAGACCGGCCAGGCCTGGTCTCGATTTAAAAAGTGTCCCTTCCCTTCAATTAACGTCGTGTCAAGTGAAAAAAGCTTTTGTCTTTGTCTTGTGTGACTGTGTCTAGATAGGGTTAAACTTTCTAACATGTTTGTTTCCACAACTTAAGTACCACAATTTCATTAAGCAGCTGGTAATTTTGCACAAGGCGACGATCAATCCATGATGATCAGTTTTAAAATCAATGCTATGTTTGAAATGGGGCTttgctttttctctttttttcttgcatATATGTTCCTATGAATTTGTGGTAGGGGAGGTAGGGAGCACATTGCAAGGGACGGCTCCAACATTGTCTTGGCAATTAGTTATGGCTTATAGAGACTTTCGTTTATACAATTTTCActtgaaaaaaaatctaatttataCAGTGATTTAACTTAAAAGACTAAATTCTTATATTTCTGACGTCCTATTCAGTATTCAGGTCAGTTCATCATAGTTGACATGACTTAAGTTTCATATTTCTAGTTAGGATAGActctaatactatttataatgtCTCAATAAAAGATCCAAGCGATATGACCTATActctaatataattaaaatcttattagaacattataaagagtaaaaactTATTATTGTTTAACAATGTGAATCACATATACTACCAATTATTATCACTTGTCAGAAAAGAGTATCGCAAGCAGAACAGTGTGATGAGGTaggaaaggaaaaatctagttgcaagcacaattatgcactaatctgtatactaatttaatgtaattggtcaaaaaataaattttattaaaaataatattaatttaaattttaaatataaaaaaattaatattgatacgtaaattaatactcgactttaattatatatagtaaaactcggTAGAAAAACATCAGGTAAGTTGCGACATCAAATGGGTTAGGGAAAAATCAAGGTTTTGGGTAAGGAAAAGAAGTGGTGAGGCGGACTGAGGATGATGTTTTCTTGGCATGGGCTTTACGAACTCCAAAGGCTACTCACAAGCGCATTGATATTCTCGGCATGGGCTTCAGAGTTCAGCTTGGATTGTGTTGAAAAGGCCCCGGCGTTATGTATAAGTGATGTGCACAGTAGAGCGCCGTAAACGAGCAGTGAATAATCcaaatctaataaattaaaagatattttataaaaataaatttataaattaatctgatatattatatcaatttatatcaatttgttagattacttaattattaaataaaaaaaataaaaaataataaaataataaaagagtagTAAGGGccgtactaagtttattattatCCTTTTATGTTTACATACTGTTCACTTATTTTTCTGCTAGCTTCTTTATTGAGCTGTCTACATTATTCACCACCTCATCCGCGTCTCCCAAAAGCACCACCACCTTAGCTGGCTCAAGGAAGTCTACGACATCAGAAGCCTCTCAAGAAGATTCTTCTGAATTACCTAGACTAGGCTGATACCTACCCTCTGGGTATCACTGCTGTACTGTGATGTATTATGGCCGACACCCTTGTAACGAACTCTGCTAAAATGTAATTGTTTCTGTAATGCACAGCAGGTGCTCGAGAATATTCCTTTGTGAATGTTGTTAGGattattttgtgtatatatatacattcttttttttttttgaaaagaagaattCATATTGATATTCATCTTAAAGCATTGAAGCTTGGATACAAGAAGGGATTCCTCCCATTAcaatgctctcctcagagagtTTGAGTGCATCCTTAGCTAGTATATGAGCTACTGAATTGATGTTCCTTGGTATAAACTGCACAGACCACTCCCCCATCGAGTTGAGCTTGTGCTTGATGTCTTGAATGATCATTCCACCCGTGTTCCACTTGACTGTATCACAATTTATATCATCTATCACTACTTTAGCATCCCCCTCGAGAATGACTCTATCAATAAGCAATTGTTGGCACAAAGACACTGCTTTTAAAGCACCTAGAGCCTCTGCTACAACCGGGTCTGGAAAGGATTTCCTTTGATGTCTGAGAGTAGCTACCACCCCTCCTTTCCAATCTCTAATAATCACCCCAATACCAATTCTACTATTGGCCTTATCCACTGAGGCATCCCAGTTAGCTTTATAACATTGATCTGGAGGAGCAGACCAATTGGATTGAGATAAGGTAGTGGCCTCCTTTTTACCCCCTGATGTCTGGTTTGCTTCCTGGTAGTCCTTCACTTTTTGGTTGGCAGCCTTTACCAGCTCATTCGGGTCCATGAACCTGTTTTCAAACACAAAACTGTTCCTCCTCCTCCAAATCATATAAACTGTTTCAGCAAATACAGCAATACTGTGGTCATCCAGAACCTCAAACATGTCTTTACACAACTCTTTGAAAGGCACTTCCCTCACTTTCAGCTTCTGAAAGCAGAGAAGGTTATGGCCCCATATATCTTGGGCAGCACAGCAAGACCAGAGGGCATGAGTAACAGATTCTGATTCTGTCTCACAGATAGGACACAAGGGGGACTCTATGATTTTCCTCTGCACAAGCTTCTGATTAGTAGGCAAAGAGTCATGGCATGCCCTCCATAAGAGCATTCGAGTAGCACTTGGTACCATTATCTTCCAAAGCTTAGTCCAAAGTTCAGGCTTCTGCCTAACTTGAGAGGTTTGCCCATTCTGTTCAGCTGACATCTCCCCTGCCAAGTAGTAAGCACTCCTGACCGTGAACCTTCCATCTTTTGCACACCTCCATATCATCTTGTCTTGGCTATTACTCACACTTACTGGTATTCTGCACACTACTTCCACATCCTCAATCCTGAAAACCTCTCTAAGAGTATCCATTCTCCATGCCCCCGAGCTTGAGTCAATTAATGTAGATACCTTACTGGCAGCAAATTTTGCTATAGCAGGAGACTGCACCTTGAAAGAAGATGGTCTCGGAAGCCATTTGTCTGTCCATATGTTCACTGATTCCCCATTACCAATCCTCCAAAAAAGTCCCTCCTGCAGGATTGGTCTTGCTTCCAGGAAGCTTCTCCACAGGAAGGAAGCATTGCTTCCTATTTTGGCCTTTAAAAAATCAGATTTGAAGAAATACTTTGCTTTAAGAACTCTTGAAGCTAGGGAAGAGGGATTTTGAATaatcctccacccttgctttgcaAGGAGagccaaattaaaattttcaaagtccTTGTAGCCTAATCCTCCCTCCCTTTTAGATTTACCCATTTGTTTCCAAGGAATCCATTGGGTTTTTGTCTTCTCTTCCCTActgccccaccagaattttttcATAGACTTGTTGATAGCATTAAGCACAGCCTTGGGGAGTTTAAAGATACTCATGCAATAAGTTGGGATTGCTTGAACTATGGCCTTCAACAACACCTCCTTGCCTGCCTGAGTTAGGAATTTTACCTTCCAATTGCTCATCCTATTCCTTATTGACTCCAAGATTGGTCTGAATGCTGCCACTTTCTGTCTTCCAACATATGAGGGGAGGCCAAGGTATTTCTCGTAGGATCTAGCTTCACACAGCCTAACTCCTGACAGGATAGCATCTTTGGCTTCAGTACTTGTGTTCCTACTGAAATACACTGCAGTTTTCTCCAGGTTTAACCTTTGGCCAGATGCATTCTCGTATTGACTCAGTAAACTGTAAAGCCTGCTCCATTCCAAAGCATTTGCCTTGCAAAAAAGCaaactgtcatctgcaaaaaagagaTGGTTAACCAATAGGGAGCCTCGGGCAAAGGGAAAACCAGAAATATAACCCTTCTCCTCAGCTTTGTTCAACATCCTGCCAAGAATTTCTGAGCATAGaataaaaaggtaaggggagagagggtccccttgccttaatCCTCTAGAAGGGTGAAAAGGTTGCTGAGGAACTCTAtttatcatcaatgaatatctCACTGTTTCCACACAAGCCTTTATTAATCCCACCCATTTCTCTTCAAATCCCATTCTCCTTAAAACCGCAGCCAAAAAATTCCACTCAATGcgatcataagccttgctcatgtccaatTTGACTGCCATATACCCTTCtttctttcccctcattctGTGTTGCATGGAGTGCATAGCTTCATATGCAACAATAATGTTGTCTGAAATTAGTCTACCAggaacaaaggcactttgagaAGGTGATATCAACAAGGGAAGTATCTTTTTCAACCTATTAGCCAACACTTTAGAGACAATCTTATAAAGAACATTGCACAGGCTTATAGGTCTGTACTCAGATACAAGTActggctttttcttttttgggattAAAACTATAAATGTTTCATTAATCCTACCCAATTCTCTGCCTCCCGATAGCACCTCCTTAACAGCCAAAAAGACACCATCTCCAACACACTGCCAATTATCTTGATAAAACCCTGCAGAAAAACCATCAGGGCCAGGGGCACTCATAGGGTCCATCTCAAAAACTGCTTGTTTCACCTCTGCAAGGCTGCATTCCTTCACTAGTTGCCTATTCATTTCATCTGTTACTCCTGGTTCTATATCCCTCAGAACCTCTTCAATACTTCGGGGGTTTGAAGACTCAAAAAGGTTCTGGTAATATTCTTGGAACAGCAAGCTAATTTCCTCTTGACTTCTGGCTTTCTttccactttcattttcaattacTTTTATCTCATTCCACTGCCTTCTTTGAGTGGCACATTTATGgaaaaatttggagtttttatccCCTTCTTTTAACCAGAGTTGCTTAGACCTTTGCCTCCATTTAATCTCCTCTTCCTCCAGCATTACTTCTACCTCACTCTGCAACCcttttatctctttatttaGATCCCCTTTGTTTAATAATTGGAGCTCTTTTAGCAGGATCCTCTTCTGCTGTAATGttcttttcttcccattttccttTAACTTTGACCAATCTTGTAGTCTAATTTTGCATGCTAACAGTCTGTCCTGAACCCTGAGAATAGGATTCTCATTTCCCATATTTGATTCCCAAGCTCTTTTTATAACTTCCTTGCAGTCTTCCAGTCTGGACCAGCTGGCCTCATAGCGAAAAATCTTGACAGTTTTTCTACTAGGGGCCTCAGAACAGTCACACGAGATCAGTAGAGGAAAATGGTCAGAATGAAGAGCTGAAAGGACCTGTACTCTAGTTTGGTAGAAGGACATGTTCCATTGGTGATTGCCAAAAGCTCGGTCCAACCTTTCTTTGATGAAGTCAGGCCCTTCTCTCTTATTACTCCAAGTGAACTTGGATCCTTCATAGCCTAGATCACTAAGCTCACATTCATCAAGAGCTTCCCTGAAGATTTCCATTTGATAGAAAGGTCTATTAGCTCCCCCATACTGTTCTTCATTAGTGAGCaactcattaaaatcaccacagCATATCCAAGCCATGTTCCCTGTCGGTTTTAAACATCTAAGCATCCTCcaactctcctttcttttttccacCACAGGATTACCATAGAAACCCGTAACCATCACCTGTTGCCTCTCATCATCCTTGCCTACAATCACAGAAATGTGACTCTGTGAGTAAGAGAATAACTCAACTTGTGCTTCAGCTCTCCAAAACATAGCTAGACCTCCACTTCTCCCTACACTGTCCACCACAAAACTGCACTCAAAACCCAAGCCATTCCTTATCCCCTCCAATCTTTCTCTCCTACATTTTGTTTCTGACAGAAAAATGAAACCTGGGCCCTTTTCCTTCACCATGAGGCGAAGTTctcgaactgtccgagggttcccaagccctcggcagttccaactcaAAAGAATCATAGTAGCTGGCAGGGCTGCTCAACAGCCACTGCCATAGAGAGTTCATCCCCTTCCTCATCTACAAGGGTTAGCTTACTTCTTTTTTCCACTCCACCTTCATAAATTTCTTGAGCTTTCCTTTTACTTGAATGGTTGTGCTTAGTCACTATAATTTCTTCCTCTAATCCTTGATTAGTTGGTGATATTCTGGCCTCACGTGCTCTTCTTTTCCAGCTATGCCCACTGCTTGGTaccttcctttcctttttagaTTCCTCCACTACCACTGGGCCCAGCTGGGATTCCTCTAACAGAATTGTTGGCGACTGTCCCCCCTCCTGCATCACTGATTCCACTGCCTCGACAACTTTCCTCCTAGCACTGACAGGTGCAGCCTCCTCATGCGTGTGCAATGATTGGCTGCCTGCCTGCTGCCTAACTGCCTCTGGTACCTTTCCATAATTGTCATCTTCTTTAGTGGACTCATCTGAGGACACCCTCCGACCACTCTCCGATGATCCACCGTCATCTGTCATCTTCCTCACCTTGCCTGCCGACTTGACTTGCTTTTTGTTACTAGCCCTCAGCCACGCACCATACTGCTGCCCGAGACTAGCCCCCACATGCAGCCCCTTCTCTATGTTTTCGCAAGTTCCATGTCCATGTTTTATGGACCCACAGTGATAACAAAAGTTGGccattctttcatatttaaaaggaaTCCAGAACTTTTCACCATCCTGAGAAATAAACCTGCCTCTAGCAAGTGGTTTGGTTATGTCTAGCATTACCTTCACACGTAAGAACTTGCCCCAGCAGGTTTCACTGCCATCCGTATCCACCATAAGAACCTTCCCCAGGGAGCTTCCCAGCTTCTGCCCCATACTCGCAGTCATACCTGCGAATGGCATGTCATGACACTGAATCCAGAAGGGTTCAAAACAGAACTGCATTTCCTTAATGGACTTGGCACCTTCACAGTCCTGGATACACAGCAGGCTCTTGTCAAAGGACCATGGCCGACCATTCAACACTCTTATTTTATCCGACCTCGATTTAAACTCCACCAAGAACTTATTTCTTCCAACCTCTTTAAAAACAATTTTCCCCTCTGCATTCCATATCTTAGGCAGCGTACCCATGAGAGCTCCTCTGTTTGTCTCCTTATCAGAAATCAGACAAACCATTATGCATAGCTTGCTTTTTGAAGTTGATAACGATATTTCTTCAGTGCTAACCTCAATCTCTTGTTTTTCCTCATCTGTTAATTTCAGTCCCTCGTAGAGGGATGATAAAAcaccatcctccatctccacaGACCTAAGTCCGAGAGAAGATCTCAAAGATTTCCACAGGAAACCTTGAGAGAAAACCTTACTCTCACGAGGTGAAAGAAGGActggatatatatacatacttcgtatatatatacattcttGTACATAGAAAACTTCAATGAAAAATATACAAGTTTTTCTAGCCTCTTGCTTTCTCTACATTGTTCAAGAACTTCTTAATTTTGATAaggtaaattatttatattatatgttttaattttatccaTAAATTTTGACAGACCGTCTTTGGAGTATTGTAGATATGTTCAAGGTTAAATACAAAAGCTGTCCCTATGGTTGGTCTCAAGATTAAATTTCTAGGCCTCTAATTTTATAATTGAATTCCTTACTTCATGTGGTTTTAATAAAGATCAAGTTTGTCCCTTATTTAGAAACTTGTTAGTAAATTGTTGGTTACATgttacttcaaaataaaaaataaaaataatattttaaaaagagaaatactttttacagtcgaaaaatgcagtcggcgtgcagtcgtggagaaaaaagtaaattaatacgggacctacatgaaaaaaaaaaaatatttttataacctttttttattcatgtaggtcccactgaatataaaataattattttataatttttttattcatttcgtaCAGCCGACTatacgccgactgcatttgccgactgtacCTAGCAAAAcccttttaaaaaagagttaagagatttttttttttttttttcaagaaaacccTCCTTTGGGCTTTATATTGGGCCACCTTGTGGTGACCCAATCCAGACCACAGTGGAGGTGGCCTGTCATGTCTACCTTTGGCAAGCCCAAAGGTGGTTGCCCCATACTGCCCCACCCTTTCCTATACCCAcagattttaaaaatgaatttaatttaatttcatattttttaagtttttggttttttttttttttctctctctctctcttgcgtatttcagatttttaaggtgattatgaaaatataattgGTGTTAACGTGACGTTTCTAATAATTTCATCTTTGTTAGTCACATAAGGTAAAACGTCTCAATTAAAAAGACtttagcttatatatataaatagttataATCATAAGAATTTTAACGCATATAGTATTAGGAATATGATTTcctcttattttctaaattaatttaaatattctcgttgtaaagtaaaaaatattattacaaaaataataaagacGAAATTATTCgagtcaagtttcatataagTTAGATAATAACTCATTTGATAAACGAGTTAAGGTGGTTTAAGCATCAATTAGGAAAGACTTATCGAGTAATCTTATTTATTTGCAACTCCATGAatatgattgatttttttattttttattttaaagttgatTAGGTGTCTTATTGTGCCCCAGTGAttgaacctgatttctgtataCAGAATTTTGTCCAATATGGGCAAGCAATATGGTAAGATACTAAGATCTTAACAAGATTTGTGTTACCAGCCTCAGTGATTAGCCTCATCCCATGTTGTTGACATTACACAAACATCTGGTGGCACATTGGGACCAATAGACTATGAGGCCCCCACATGAATTAAGAAATCTGGACTGTGTTATCGTGATGAACAACATTTGGTTTAGTTTCTAATTAAAGTTTAACCCTACATTTGGATATTGAATTaggttgagttgaaatgaaagttgaaaattgaataaaatattgttagaatattattttttaatattattattattttagaattttaaaaagtttaattgtttattatattttgttaaaatttgaaaaagttataattattagataaaatgagttgagatataTTTGAGATCTAAACTAACTATAGCAATTATAGTCATCACTTGAATTAAGTTGAGCTGAATTTAAATAAGAATGCTCGAGTTTGATTAACATATTCCAACTTAATTAATTGAGTTTGAATATCTTTTTTAAGAAACTCGACCCACTTAATATCAATAAAACACAAACTACATGAACTTTGTTCATCAGCATGAATTGAGCCGAGCTGAGTTTCCACAAAGATCTAGTTTAGTGTTCAACCCAATAAACTGTTCACATCTCTAGTCCTGTCCATTCTTTTACTCACGATTGCATTTGTTTCACTATCTCAGATTCTTAGCCACTCTTGTCAAGCAATGACAACCCAATAATTAGCCATGAAAATTTGCGTACTGCAATGTAAAAGGGACATGACAAAATAATGTAGTTATCCTACCAGATTGGCTGCTGCAAAATATTTCCCTTCTGCTACATATAAGTATACAGGCAGACACAAAAGATATGCTCGCATGCAAATGAAAGAGTCATTTCAagtgtttataaatttataaaacagCACAATAGGACCCAGACCTAGCTATTAGCTTAAGCTTTTGAACTCTGTATTGTCCCAATATACTATACAATATTTCTCATCAATTCAACATAATTTAAGGTCTAATGAAGAGTCTAGATGAGTGGTGAGCATCTGGTACAATATGAAACCAAAGTGACAGATTTAGTTTGTTCTTGTATGAGCGAGGCTCTTCAAGAAGATGTTCCTTGATCTGTCTGTCCCTGCATCTCACCTTCATCACCATTTGTCTCAGCGGTGCCGGACATCCGGTATTGTTCCATACCAGAATCCACCCCTCCTGTGTTGCTTCCATGCTTGGGTAATCCATAGCTATCAGAAACTACTCTCCACTCTGTCTGCTCAGATAGGCACCCATGGCGTGCCAAATACCTCTTCAGCTCAACACGGAGGTTCCTCAAAGGCTAAGACCATCAACACTCAATAAAATTAACTGCTAGCAATATTGAAGTTTctttcttgccaaacaaataaattaaacaatgaTTGCAATCAACCCTATTGAATTAGAAGACTAATGGCACAAACTTTGGGAAGATAAACACGATTTTTATACGAAAACAAGCAAACCTCGGCTTTGGATTCAAAGGCAAGGCGAAAGAAAGCAGCAGACACGAAATGCTTCCCGACGGACTCCGACAACTTGATCTGATTAAGCCAGTAGGACGAAGTCTCCAGCCTATCGAATCGGCACTTGCTGCAATTCTCAGCACTGTGGTACGGCGTGCCTGGGATTTTTGGCTTAGTTAAAGAAGCCGACGCCACTGGAGTCCGCGGCGCAACAGAGTTTTCTGCCCCCACAGCGTTTGCGGCTTTTTCTTCAACGTGGTCCGGAAAGGAAACGatcttcttcttcaatctgGGTCTTGCCTTTTCCGGAGATTTCTTCTCCACTGCGGCATTGCCTGCCAGTTGCGGACTGTTTTGGGTCGAAGTAGGTTGCTTTTCAATGAAACCACTTGAGGATTTGATAATGGCAGGGGACTTCTTCTTCACCGCGGCAGTTTCCACAGGTTGTGGAGTGTTTTGGGTCGATTTAGGTTGCTTTTCAGAGAAACCACTTGAGGTTTTGTTAATGGCAGGAGACTTCTTCTCCACCGCGACAGTGACCGCAGGTTGTTGAGTGTTTTGGGTAGATACAGGTTGCTTTTCAGCGAAACCACTTGAGGTTTTGCTAATGGTAGGAGACTTCTTTTCCACCGCGGCAGTGTCCTCAGGTTGCGTAGTGTTCTGGGTCAATATAGGTTGCTTTTCCGCTAAACCACTTGAGGTTTTGACGATGGCAGGGGACTTCTTGTCCACCGCGGCAGTATCCGCAGGTTGCGTAGAGTTTTGGATCgaattaatttgcttttccCCGAAACCAGTGGAGGGTTTGATAGTGGCAGGGGATTTCTTCTCCACCGTGGCAGTTTCCGCAGGTTGTGGAGTGGTTTGGGTCGATTTAGGTTGCTTTTCAGCGAATTCACTTGAGGGTTTGATAATGGCAGGGGACTTCTTCTCCACCGTGGCAGAACGCATAGGTTTCGGAGTGTTTTGGGTCGATTTCGTTTGCTTTTCAGCGAAACCACTTGAGGGTGTGATAATATGTTCCTGGGTTGCAGTTTTTGCTGATAAGTTTCCATTGCGAACCGTTCCAAACACCCTCCTCTGCCTAGAAACAGAGCATCAGAAAATTCGGTAAAAAGGAAACCCAAAAAACAGGGAAAAAAGGGACAACAAAGTCGGATTAGTCGATTACCTGGAAATTGGAAGTGCATTGGCAACAGTCTTTGGAACTACAGAACTTTTCCTGctagtttttggttttaaaggATTTGATTTGCCTGCGTTAGCGAGTAAACTCTTAAATATGAGTGATTACTaaccaaaacccaaaaacaaaagtaaaaacaaactcaAGTACCTGGAAATGGGGTCGAATTGGGATCCATTGAAAGGAGTTAGAAGGTGATTTGGGATAAGAAAGTCTAAAAAATTTGAAACGCCTGGAACAGCGAGAGTGTAGATCGAAGAAGGGGTGTCTCACGAGAAGGACAGGTAGATTTTGAACGTTTGAATCGAAGAGAAAAGGCGGCAACAGGTTCCCACGAATGAGCGGTTAACAGACTCACTCGGCCCTTGGGCTAAGCTTGGAATTCTTCTTCTAGTTCTGGGGCCACTAGAGGCCATCTCGGCAAAGACAAGACAGACCCATTCTGTTTGTATGTTGGCTTGGGTTTTCATGTTGAATTCAGTAACTTATTTATCGTTTAAGTGAATTTATGTAGCAATTTACACACCAATATTGTTGtctttacatttaaaatttaaattggtactatttttattaaaatttaattttttgaccaatcacattagatgcATGCGCGTATTGGTAcacaaaatca is a window from the Carya illinoinensis cultivar Pawnee chromosome 14, C.illinoinensisPawnee_v1, whole genome shotgun sequence genome containing:
- the LOC122293581 gene encoding uncharacterized protein LOC122293581 — translated: MYIYPVLLSPRESKVFSQGFLWKSLRSSLGLRSVEMEDGVLSSLYEGLKLTDEEKQEIEVSTEEISLSTSKSKLCIMVCLISDKETNRGALMGTLPKIWNAEGKIVFKEVGRNKFLVEFKSRSDKIRVLNGRPWSFDKSLLCIQDCEGAKSIKEMQFCFEPFWIQCHDMPFAGMTASMGQKLGSSLGKVLMVDTDGSETCWGKFLRVKVMLDITKPLARGRFISQDGEKFWIPFKYERMANFCYHCGSIKHGHGTCENIEKGLHVGASLGQQYGAWLRASNKKQVKSAGKVRKMTDDGGSSESGRRVSSDESTKEDDNYGKVPEAVRQQAGSQSLHTHEEAAPVSARRKVVEAVESVMQEGGQSPTILLEESQLGPVVVEESKKERKVPSSGHSWKRRAREARISPTNQGLEEEIIVTKHNHSSKRKAQEIYEGGVEKRSKLTLVDEEGDELSMAVAVEQPCQLL
- the LOC122293458 gene encoding neurofilament heavy polypeptide-like, whose product is MDPNSTPFPGKSNPLKPKTSRKSSVVPKTVANALPISRQRRVFGTVRNGNLSAKTATQEHIITPSSGFAEKQTKSTQNTPKPMRSATVEKKSPAIIKPSSEFAEKQPKSTQTTPQPAETATVEKKSPATIKPSTGFGEKQINSIQNSTQPADTAAVDKKSPAIVKTSSGLAEKQPILTQNTTQPEDTAAVEKKSPTISKTSSGFAEKQPVSTQNTQQPAVTVAVEKKSPAINKTSSGFSEKQPKSTQNTPQPVETAAVKKKSPAIIKSSSGFIEKQPTSTQNSPQLAGNAAVEKKSPEKARPRLKKKIVSFPDHVEEKAANAVGAENSVAPRTPVASASLTKPKIPGTPYHSAENCSKCRFDRLETSSYWLNQIKLSESVGKHFVSAAFFRLAFESKAEPLRNLRVELKRYLARHGCLSEQTEWRVVSDSYGLPKHGSNTGGVDSGMEQYRMSGTAETNGDEGEMQGQTDQGTSS